In Persicimonas caeni, a single window of DNA contains:
- a CDS encoding serine/threonine-protein kinase, whose protein sequence is MRHLGSFKLHNRLGRGGMGEVWRAEHEPTGEVFAVKVIRRGLGNAGKYMRAFEREVRATARLDHPGVVRIVDYGVIEPSTGAMSGWNVGTPWFAMEYASQGNLENLMRYMTWSTVKSVLVSVLDALAHSHARGLVHRDIKPSNILLDGSGEHVRVLLSDFGLVHAVGRGGAGEPSHTQERSGTPSYMAPEQVRGDWRDFGPWTDLYALGCVAYELACGRPPFEANNAPGMWLKHLEAPVPPLEATIGVPDGFERWLQRLLAKEPARRFQCAADAAWNLLLLGDVDDESLDVEFGGVASHADAKTWTHLPGPISPDKMSPDKMSPDKMSPGDVSPVDKTASLSGAPAPPVQTTRALDSLLSARTDGVGLWSQTSHGEETSAPFSSRPTTGRKRIDPRGVSFSDHAIVPDYEMPALARSWHTEADAVDVRRRGRTSLGLLGLRRPPLVGRERERDVLWGELSRVFSTRTTRGVIVGGPAGVGKARVLGWFVQRAQEVGAAKVLRIPESEASGAGDALRLALCDHLRTWGLSRSECRQRIQTYIDERLTTDDPEIVELLERVDVPALAQLMTPSGARRAADEPAFHFSEPTQKWSVIARFLTLEAALRPLIVWIDGANSQSQSLDLARYLLVQEHLAEMGCMIVISLRDAQAVELQGTGGRLAELVGHDAVVELPLEPMGDAEQRRVVEDLLELHPDLVDRIHRHARGSMLFAVHLVNHLVERDMLRRSERGYRLADAEQPFPKDFDELWQARLDQLIGALPGTGTDTGADKVWAALEAAAALGESFSREEYGALVDTLELTVPERLWDELSRQGLASATPTGWRMAEESLRHMLEKRSKRVGRWAPINAAVARLLVSEGLSANAMQRRALHLRRAGFCEAALEPLREAGRELMQEASFEQARTCLNQYRELVDSLQLDGNDPRRTADLALQAEIARIIGDPGEARRWVGLFLEEAAYVDDPTGLGTVLYVLAELDRLDGEVERGAYFYEHAAHLFKRVYHVEGQVRAWSGEAWMRGFAGELEQAEALFTHAIDTARQLPTRPVRAELAWCYQGLAEFAWIRGQQGRAAQYNHRAERLARAVGAPVYIGMARRLQADLALERGDEQEAWIGYRSALDMLLAVNSRLADLARTGAVLAAMKAERFDEADELLAPLERVTRIDGRYTYRLLFHVMQLPLLAHRGDIGAWDVEFARTQQLLDEMSFIFPYVPQALELAAELLEAAGHHERAQRATNVGRTQWRRLGR, encoded by the coding sequence ATGCGTCATCTAGGCTCATTCAAGTTGCACAATCGTCTCGGGCGAGGCGGCATGGGAGAGGTTTGGCGTGCCGAGCACGAGCCCACCGGCGAAGTATTCGCGGTCAAGGTCATCCGCCGCGGGTTGGGCAACGCGGGCAAATATATGCGCGCCTTCGAGCGTGAGGTGCGCGCGACTGCGCGCCTCGATCATCCGGGCGTCGTGCGCATCGTCGACTACGGGGTCATCGAGCCGTCGACCGGCGCCATGTCCGGCTGGAACGTGGGCACGCCTTGGTTCGCCATGGAGTATGCCTCGCAGGGCAACCTCGAGAACCTGATGCGCTACATGACCTGGTCGACGGTCAAGAGCGTGCTCGTCTCGGTGCTCGACGCGCTGGCCCACTCGCACGCTCGCGGGCTGGTCCACCGCGACATCAAGCCGTCGAATATCCTGCTCGACGGTAGCGGCGAGCATGTGCGGGTGTTGTTGAGCGACTTTGGCCTGGTCCACGCCGTCGGGCGCGGCGGCGCCGGCGAGCCGTCCCACACCCAGGAGCGCTCGGGGACGCCGTCTTATATGGCCCCCGAGCAAGTGCGCGGAGATTGGCGAGATTTCGGCCCGTGGACCGACCTGTACGCATTGGGCTGTGTCGCCTACGAGCTGGCGTGCGGCCGTCCGCCGTTCGAGGCCAACAACGCCCCGGGCATGTGGCTCAAGCATCTGGAGGCGCCGGTGCCGCCGCTCGAGGCGACCATCGGCGTGCCCGACGGCTTCGAGCGCTGGTTGCAGCGGTTGTTGGCCAAGGAGCCCGCCCGGCGATTCCAGTGCGCGGCCGACGCGGCCTGGAATCTGTTGTTGCTGGGCGACGTCGACGACGAGTCGTTGGACGTTGAGTTCGGCGGCGTGGCCAGTCACGCGGACGCGAAGACCTGGACGCATCTGCCGGGCCCCATATCGCCGGATAAGATGTCGCCGGATAAGATGTCGCCGGATAAGATGTCGCCGGGCGACGTTTCACCGGTCGACAAGACCGCAAGCCTCAGCGGGGCGCCCGCGCCGCCCGTGCAGACCACCCGGGCGCTCGACTCGCTGCTGTCGGCGCGCACCGACGGCGTGGGGCTCTGGTCGCAGACGAGCCACGGCGAGGAGACGAGCGCGCCGTTTTCGTCGCGTCCGACGACCGGCCGCAAGCGCATCGACCCTCGGGGGGTGTCGTTTTCGGACCACGCCATCGTGCCCGATTACGAGATGCCGGCGCTCGCGCGAAGCTGGCATACCGAGGCCGACGCGGTCGACGTACGCCGGCGCGGACGCACTTCATTGGGGCTGCTCGGGTTGCGCCGCCCGCCGCTGGTGGGACGCGAGCGTGAGCGCGATGTGTTGTGGGGTGAGCTGAGCCGTGTCTTCTCGACGCGCACCACCCGGGGGGTGATCGTCGGCGGACCCGCCGGGGTGGGCAAGGCGCGCGTGCTGGGCTGGTTCGTCCAGCGCGCCCAGGAGGTCGGGGCCGCCAAGGTGCTGCGCATCCCCGAGAGCGAGGCATCCGGGGCGGGCGACGCGCTGCGCCTGGCGCTTTGCGACCACCTGCGCACCTGGGGGCTGTCGCGCTCGGAGTGTCGTCAGCGCATCCAGACCTATATCGACGAGCGCCTGACCACCGACGACCCCGAGATCGTCGAGCTGCTCGAGCGGGTCGACGTGCCCGCGCTCGCCCAATTGATGACCCCATCAGGCGCGCGGCGCGCCGCCGACGAGCCGGCGTTTCACTTCAGCGAGCCGACCCAGAAGTGGAGCGTGATCGCGCGATTCCTGACCCTGGAGGCCGCGTTGCGCCCGCTGATCGTGTGGATCGACGGGGCCAACTCGCAGAGTCAGTCGCTCGACCTCGCCCGCTACCTGCTGGTCCAGGAGCACCTGGCCGAGATGGGCTGCATGATCGTCATCTCGCTGCGCGATGCGCAGGCCGTCGAACTTCAGGGCACCGGCGGCCGGCTGGCCGAGCTGGTCGGCCACGACGCGGTCGTCGAGTTGCCGCTCGAACCGATGGGCGACGCCGAGCAGCGCCGGGTGGTCGAAGATCTGCTCGAGCTCCACCCGGACCTCGTCGACCGAATCCACCGGCACGCTCGCGGCTCGATGCTCTTCGCGGTGCACCTGGTCAATCACCTCGTCGAGCGCGACATGCTGCGGCGCTCCGAGCGCGGCTACCGACTCGCCGACGCCGAGCAGCCCTTCCCGAAGGACTTCGACGAGTTGTGGCAGGCGCGCCTCGATCAGTTGATCGGCGCGTTGCCCGGTACCGGTACCGACACGGGGGCCGACAAGGTCTGGGCCGCCCTGGAGGCCGCCGCGGCGCTGGGCGAATCGTTTAGCCGCGAGGAGTACGGCGCGCTGGTCGACACGCTCGAGCTGACGGTGCCCGAGCGTCTTTGGGACGAGCTGTCGAGGCAGGGCTTGGCCAGCGCGACGCCCACCGGCTGGCGCATGGCCGAGGAGTCGTTGCGTCACATGCTCGAGAAGCGCTCCAAGCGCGTGGGGCGCTGGGCGCCGATCAACGCGGCGGTGGCGAGGCTCCTGGTCAGCGAGGGGCTGTCGGCCAACGCGATGCAGCGGCGCGCGCTGCACCTGCGCCGGGCCGGCTTTTGTGAAGCCGCCCTCGAGCCGCTGCGCGAAGCAGGGCGCGAGCTGATGCAGGAGGCGAGCTTCGAGCAGGCCCGCACGTGCCTGAACCAGTATCGCGAGCTGGTCGACTCGCTGCAGCTCGATGGCAACGACCCTCGGCGCACCGCCGATTTGGCGTTGCAGGCCGAGATTGCGCGCATCATCGGCGACCCCGGCGAGGCGCGCCGCTGGGTGGGGCTCTTTTTGGAAGAGGCGGCCTACGTCGACGACCCGACCGGGTTGGGCACGGTCCTCTACGTGTTGGCCGAGCTCGACCGCCTCGACGGAGAGGTCGAGCGCGGCGCGTACTTCTACGAGCACGCCGCGCACCTCTTCAAACGCGTCTACCACGTCGAGGGGCAGGTGCGCGCATGGAGCGGCGAGGCATGGATGCGCGGTTTCGCAGGCGAGCTCGAGCAAGCCGAGGCGCTGTTCACCCATGCGATCGACACAGCGCGACAACTGCCCACGCGGCCGGTGCGCGCCGAGCTGGCCTGGTGTTATCAGGGGCTGGCCGAATTCGCTTGGATTCGCGGCCAACAGGGCAGGGCCGCCCAGTACAATCACCGGGCCGAGCGGCTGGCGCGCGCGGTGGGGGCGCCGGTATATATCGGCATGGCGCGCAGGCTGCAGGCCGACTTAGCGCTAGAGCGCGGCGACGAGCAGGAGGCGTGGATCGGCTATCGCAGCGCGCTCGACATGCTGCTCGCCGTCAACTCCCGGCTGGCCGACCTGGCGCGCACCGGCGCGGTGTTGGCGGCG
- a CDS encoding thymidine phosphorylase family protein — MNDTTTQACPTLAAPAVRVRRLGIDTHQEPIIYMRRDCPVCRSEGFEAQSRINITVGERTIIATLNVVEPALFPDELLSLDEAGLSEAAWKLLEPREGAHAELSHPRPLESLSHIRAKIYGKTLSAEQMHAIMRDMVHGRFADVHLAGFLAACAGDRMTNGEIVALTQSMVDVGEQLSWNADVVVDKHCVGGLPGNRTTPLVVSIVAAYGLTIPKTSSRAITSPAGTADAMATLTDVDLDIADIRRVVQREGGCIAWGGAMRLSPVDDILIRVERALDIDSEGQLVASVLSKKIAAGSTHVIIDMPVGPTAKVRSPIAAQKLARMFEAVAEPMGLNLKVVTTDGSQPIGHGIGPALEARDVLAVLQGQPDAPADLHGRAVKLAAEIFELSGKVAEGQGAELARQILDDGRAWAKFQAICEAQGGLHEPPVAAHQHDVVAERAGTVVAVDNRRLARAAKLAGAPEDPAAGLEFHARLGTRVAKGEPLFTLHAESPGELDYALAYVAEHDGIITLE, encoded by the coding sequence GTGAACGACACCACCACGCAAGCCTGCCCGACCCTCGCCGCCCCCGCCGTGCGCGTGCGCCGACTGGGCATCGACACCCACCAGGAGCCGATCATTTATATGCGCCGCGACTGCCCGGTGTGTCGCTCGGAGGGCTTCGAGGCGCAGTCGCGCATCAATATCACCGTCGGTGAGCGCACCATCATCGCCACGCTCAACGTGGTCGAGCCCGCGCTCTTTCCCGACGAGCTCTTGTCGCTCGACGAGGCGGGGCTGTCGGAGGCGGCGTGGAAATTGCTCGAGCCCCGCGAGGGCGCGCACGCCGAGTTGTCGCACCCGCGCCCGCTCGAGTCGCTCAGCCATATCCGCGCCAAGATCTACGGCAAGACGCTGTCGGCCGAGCAGATGCACGCGATCATGCGCGACATGGTGCACGGGCGCTTCGCCGACGTGCACCTGGCCGGCTTTTTGGCCGCGTGCGCCGGCGACCGGATGACCAACGGTGAAATCGTGGCGCTGACCCAGTCGATGGTCGACGTCGGCGAGCAGTTGAGCTGGAACGCCGACGTCGTCGTCGACAAGCACTGCGTGGGCGGACTTCCGGGCAACCGCACCACCCCGCTGGTGGTCTCCATCGTGGCGGCCTACGGCCTGACCATCCCGAAGACGTCGTCGCGCGCGATCACCTCGCCTGCGGGCACCGCCGACGCGATGGCCACGCTGACCGACGTCGACCTCGACATCGCCGACATCCGCCGGGTCGTCCAACGAGAAGGCGGCTGCATCGCCTGGGGCGGCGCGATGCGCCTGAGCCCGGTCGACGACATTCTGATCCGCGTCGAGCGCGCCCTCGACATCGACAGCGAGGGGCAACTGGTCGCCTCGGTGCTCTCCAAAAAGATCGCCGCCGGCTCGACCCACGTCATCATCGACATGCCCGTGGGCCCCACCGCCAAGGTGCGCTCGCCCATCGCCGCCCAGAAGCTCGCGCGCATGTTCGAGGCGGTCGCCGAGCCGATGGGCCTGAACCTGAAGGTGGTCACCACCGACGGCTCCCAGCCCATCGGCCACGGCATCGGCCCGGCGCTCGAGGCGCGCGACGTGCTCGCCGTGCTGCAGGGTCAGCCCGACGCGCCGGCCGACCTGCACGGGCGCGCGGTGAAGTTGGCCGCCGAGATCTTCGAGTTGTCGGGCAAGGTGGCCGAAGGTCAGGGCGCAGAGCTCGCCCGCCAGATCCTCGACGATGGCCGCGCCTGGGCGAAGTTCCAGGCGATCTGCGAGGCCCAGGGCGGCCTGCACGAGCCCCCGGTGGCCGCCCACCAGCACGACGTGGTCGCCGAGCGCGCAGGGACGGTCGTCGCCGTCGACAACCGCCGCCTGGCCCGCGCGGCCAAGCTCGCCGGCGCCCCCGAAGACCCGGCCGCCGGCCTCGAATTCCACGCTCGCCTCGGAACGAGGGTTGCCAAAGGCGAGCCGCTCTTTACTCTGCACGCCGAAAGCCCCGGCGAGCTCGACTACGCGCTCGCCTACGTCGCCGAGCACGACGGCATCATCACTCTGGAGTAG
- a CDS encoding ribose-phosphate pyrophosphokinase, with amino-acid sequence MSAPLIFALPGQESFARALSEHLDAPMGETTLRRFPDGETYVRVEEACKGRETIIVCSLDGPDRKVLPLFFLADTLHDLGAERVGLVAPYLAYMRQDVRFQPGEGITSRYFAKMASTHVDWLVTVDPHLHRYDSLDEIYGIDSRVVHAAELVAAWIGAHIERPLLIGPDVESEQWVADVAGKAGAPSVVLEKVRRGDRDVEVSVPEVEQWREHTPVLFDDIISTGHTMIETIRHLREAGMKPPVVVGVHGILAEDAEKRLLEAGAERIVTTNTVAHETNQIDLSGPVAAAVRSVLES; translated from the coding sequence ATGTCCGCGCCCCTGATTTTTGCGCTTCCCGGCCAGGAGAGCTTCGCCCGGGCCCTGAGCGAGCACCTCGACGCCCCCATGGGCGAGACCACGCTGCGCCGCTTCCCCGACGGCGAGACCTACGTACGCGTCGAAGAGGCGTGCAAAGGACGCGAGACGATCATCGTCTGCTCGCTCGACGGCCCCGACCGAAAGGTCCTGCCGCTCTTCTTCTTGGCCGACACCCTGCACGATCTGGGCGCCGAGCGCGTCGGGCTCGTCGCCCCGTACCTGGCCTACATGCGCCAGGACGTGCGCTTCCAGCCCGGCGAGGGCATCACATCGCGCTACTTTGCCAAAATGGCGAGCACGCACGTCGACTGGTTGGTGACCGTCGACCCGCACCTGCACCGCTACGACTCCCTCGACGAGATCTACGGGATCGACAGCAGAGTGGTGCACGCCGCGGAGCTGGTGGCCGCGTGGATTGGAGCGCATATCGAGCGTCCGCTCTTGATCGGACCGGATGTGGAGAGTGAGCAGTGGGTGGCCGACGTGGCCGGCAAGGCGGGCGCACCGTCGGTGGTGCTCGAGAAGGTGCGTCGCGGCGATCGCGACGTCGAGGTGTCGGTGCCCGAGGTCGAGCAGTGGCGCGAGCATACGCCGGTGCTCTTCGACGACATCATCAGCACGGGGCACACGATGATCGAGACGATCCGGCACCTGCGCGAGGCGGGCATGAAGCCGCCGGTGGTGGTGGGTGTGCACGGCATCTTGGCCGAAGACGCCGAGAAACGCCTCCTGGAGGCGGGCGCCGAGCGCATCGTGACGACCAACACGGTGGCCCACGAGACCAACCAGATCGATCTGAGCGGGCCTGTGGCCGCCGCGGTGCGCTCGGTGCTCGAGAGTTAA
- a CDS encoding c-type cytochrome codes for MKQGLITAVALLVAGALFALAFIYSGLFPIAANDANSAFKEWVFGTTMEEAVADRADEVEVPANLVTDERVAKGVAHYDSMCVMCHGAPGKERATFAEHMTPEPPEMTHAAEEWSAAAVFWITKHGIEMSGMPAWAPDHSTEDLWSVVAAVSQFPEMSPERYAELAKQGGHDQQAPQDQPTGGGPTDEPHHDDGHMHSH; via the coding sequence ATGAAACAGGGCCTGATCACCGCCGTCGCGCTGCTCGTCGCAGGAGCGCTGTTCGCCCTCGCCTTTATCTACTCGGGCCTGTTTCCCATCGCCGCCAACGACGCCAACAGCGCCTTCAAGGAGTGGGTGTTCGGGACCACCATGGAGGAAGCCGTGGCCGACCGGGCCGACGAGGTCGAGGTGCCCGCCAACCTGGTCACCGACGAACGCGTCGCCAAAGGCGTGGCTCACTACGACTCGATGTGCGTGATGTGCCACGGCGCGCCGGGCAAGGAGCGGGCCACCTTCGCCGAGCACATGACTCCCGAGCCGCCCGAGATGACTCACGCCGCCGAAGAGTGGTCTGCCGCGGCGGTCTTCTGGATTACCAAGCATGGCATCGAAATGTCGGGGATGCCCGCCTGGGCGCCCGACCACTCCACCGAGGACCTGTGGAGTGTCGTCGCGGCGGTCAGTCAATTCCCCGAGATGTCGCCCGAGCGATACGCCGAGTTGGCCAAGCAGGGGGGGCACGACCAGCAAGCGCCCCAGGACCAGCCAACAGGCGGCGGACCGACCGACGAACCCCACCACGACGACGGCCACATGCACTCCCACTGA
- a CDS encoding hybrid sensor histidine kinase/response regulator, whose translation MAQKFFTLAPLDRLLTRRLPDELRSADTIEAQQAKLLLFACAGSAVLGLLFTLIFWFSGNEWLCVPTLVGTVAVLTPPVALHLGYSVATAGHILALQAYLSLCAMVAIAGGLRPEALVWLFCPPVIAMIFAGYRAGGAWTLLSIATCFGFYGIEQYIADFPDMLDENSPVIAVGVPVAVVSINSLLYFLNARLQKWLARSLTEAQKEALEASHRGFQTLLERSPDALLVLRDDEPIYVNPAFVELSGYTLEELRRVDPNKMIPAVELEQRRQHEKALLSGDAASEVREGTRIRRDGTKIDVETRSFVAPFGDEPAVFVNFRDVTERKHLQAKMMQMDRMIAVGTLAAGVAHEINNPLAFMTGNVTLLLSELEQGAFDNWQPPADSMLDHDELREVLDDVTEGAERIRAIVSSLRAFAREQEDADLDGSVDILALLDSCTKMAQNEIKHRARLVTDFGEVPAVRGDNSQLGQVFLNLIVNAAHAVPAGHHDDNEIRVSVTSEDDTVIVRVSDTGTGIPAHIQSHIFDPFFTTKGERDGMGLGLYITQNIVHDHGGEICFQTAQDKGTTFEVRLPSTEYAPADTSRPLPTVDSSTKLGHALIVDDEEKILRTLERALSNFEIDATSSAATAVEWLRGGQTYDVILCDLLMPQMSGMEFYETLEAAFPHLAERVVFMSGGTFTNGSREFVASCGRPLVAKPFDIDKLQTVLSEQVRETKERLSA comes from the coding sequence ATGGCTCAAAAATTCTTCACGCTCGCACCTCTCGACCGACTGCTCACGCGGCGGCTTCCCGACGAGTTGCGCAGCGCCGACACCATTGAGGCGCAACAGGCCAAGCTTCTTCTGTTCGCCTGCGCCGGCTCGGCCGTCCTCGGGCTGCTCTTCACGCTCATCTTCTGGTTCAGCGGCAACGAATGGCTCTGTGTGCCGACCCTGGTGGGCACCGTTGCCGTGCTCACGCCGCCGGTTGCGCTCCATCTGGGGTACTCGGTGGCCACCGCCGGGCACATCCTCGCCCTGCAAGCCTACCTGTCGCTGTGCGCCATGGTTGCCATCGCAGGCGGACTGCGCCCCGAGGCGTTGGTCTGGCTCTTCTGCCCGCCGGTCATCGCGATGATCTTCGCCGGCTACCGCGCAGGCGGAGCCTGGACGCTGTTGAGCATCGCCACGTGCTTCGGCTTCTACGGGATCGAGCAATATATCGCCGACTTTCCCGACATGCTCGACGAGAACTCGCCGGTCATCGCAGTGGGTGTGCCCGTCGCCGTCGTCTCGATCAACTCGCTACTCTACTTCCTGAACGCGCGCCTGCAGAAGTGGCTCGCCCGCTCACTCACCGAGGCCCAAAAAGAAGCCCTGGAGGCATCGCACCGGGGATTCCAGACACTGTTGGAGCGCTCCCCCGACGCGCTGTTGGTGCTTCGTGACGACGAGCCGATCTACGTCAATCCGGCGTTCGTCGAGCTGTCGGGCTATACGCTCGAGGAGCTGCGCAGGGTCGATCCCAACAAGATGATTCCCGCCGTCGAGCTCGAGCAGCGCCGACAACACGAAAAGGCGCTGTTGAGCGGCGACGCGGCCAGCGAGGTGCGCGAGGGCACGCGCATCCGAAGGGATGGCACCAAAATCGACGTGGAGACGCGCTCGTTCGTCGCACCGTTCGGCGACGAGCCCGCCGTCTTTGTCAACTTCCGCGACGTGACCGAGCGTAAGCACCTGCAAGCCAAGATGATGCAGATGGACCGCATGATCGCCGTGGGCACCCTGGCCGCCGGGGTCGCCCACGAGATCAATAACCCGCTGGCGTTCATGACCGGCAACGTCACGCTGCTGCTCAGCGAGCTCGAGCAAGGCGCGTTCGACAACTGGCAACCGCCGGCCGACAGCATGCTCGACCACGACGAGCTGCGCGAGGTGCTCGACGACGTCACCGAGGGGGCCGAGCGCATTCGCGCCATCGTGTCGAGCCTGCGGGCCTTTGCTCGCGAGCAGGAAGACGCGGACCTAGACGGCTCGGTCGACATCTTGGCGCTGCTCGACTCGTGCACCAAGATGGCCCAAAACGAGATCAAGCACCGCGCGCGCCTGGTCACCGATTTCGGCGAGGTGCCGGCCGTTCGCGGCGACAACTCTCAGTTGGGGCAAGTCTTTTTGAACCTCATCGTCAACGCCGCTCACGCGGTGCCGGCGGGTCATCACGACGACAACGAGATTCGCGTCAGCGTCACCAGCGAAGACGACACGGTCATCGTGCGGGTCTCCGACACCGGCACGGGCATCCCCGCGCATATCCAGTCGCATATCTTCGACCCCTTCTTCACCACCAAGGGGGAGCGCGACGGCATGGGCTTGGGCCTCTACATCACCCAGAATATCGTGCACGACCACGGCGGCGAGATCTGCTTTCAGACAGCGCAGGACAAGGGGACGACCTTCGAGGTGCGCCTGCCGAGCACCGAGTACGCGCCGGCCGACACCAGCCGCCCGCTACCCACCGTCGACTCGTCCACCAAGCTCGGCCACGCGCTGATCGTCGACGACGAGGAGAAGATCTTGCGCACCCTCGAGCGCGCCCTGTCTAACTTCGAGATTGACGCGACCTCGTCGGCCGCGACCGCCGTGGAGTGGCTGCGAGGCGGGCAGACCTACGACGTCATCTTGTGTGATCTGCTCATGCCCCAGATGTCGGGCATGGAGTTTTACGAGACGCTCGAAGCCGCCTTCCCGCACCTGGCCGAGCGGGTGGTCTTCATGTCGGGCGGCACGTTCACCAACGGCTCGCGTGAGTTCGTCGCCTCGTGCGGCCGCCCGCTGGTCGCCAAGCCTTTCGACATCGACAAGCTGCAAACGGTCTTGAGCGAGCAGGTCCGAGAGACCAAAGAGCGCCTCTCGGCTTAG
- a CDS encoding TlpA family protein disulfide reductase encodes MTMNEQNKTSTDTDAPTEKATSELTWWARMRQKRWFRWTVDLTIFALAFFAITMWQGRELVDAGAPAPEFVLTDMDGERHSLRDYRGEKTFVIFWAPWCTVCSAESDNVSRVKSWLGDRVNVISVVLDYQNRDAIQEFIDEHDVEYPVLLGNRGVKGAYNVSAYPTMYVIDDEGKIEHTAVGYTTTAGMLWRGLF; translated from the coding sequence ATGACCATGAATGAACAAAACAAGACATCGACCGACACTGACGCTCCGACCGAAAAGGCGACCTCCGAGTTGACCTGGTGGGCGCGCATGCGCCAGAAGCGTTGGTTTCGATGGACGGTCGACCTGACGATCTTCGCGCTCGCCTTCTTCGCCATCACGATGTGGCAGGGGCGCGAGCTGGTCGACGCCGGTGCGCCGGCGCCCGAGTTCGTGCTCACCGACATGGACGGCGAGCGCCACAGCCTGCGTGACTACCGCGGCGAGAAGACCTTCGTGATCTTCTGGGCGCCCTGGTGCACGGTGTGCAGCGCCGAGTCCGACAACGTCTCGCGCGTCAAGTCGTGGCTGGGTGACCGGGTCAACGTCATCAGCGTGGTGCTCGACTACCAAAACCGGGACGCCATCCAAGAGTTTATCGACGAGCACGACGTCGAGTACCCGGTCTTGCTCGGCAACCGCGGGGTGAAGGGCGCTTATAACGTGTCGGCCTATCCCACCATGTACGTCATCGATGACGAGGGCAAAATCGAGCACACCGCCGTCGGCTACACCACCACCGCCGGCATGCTCTGGCGCGGGCTCTTCTAA